A stretch of Lathyrus oleraceus cultivar Zhongwan6 chromosome 6, CAAS_Psat_ZW6_1.0, whole genome shotgun sequence DNA encodes these proteins:
- the LOC127094619 gene encoding uncharacterized protein LOC127094619 encodes MKNKSETLDMFKMYVTKIENQLSKKINRLRNDEGTEYDYELFNDFHSKHGPVHETTAPYFSEMNGKAERKNRTLTELVVAIMKNYESNDVEFYEDKFSFKSRSSGGTQSSHIPVIRSYKSNDNVETEIRRSKRVRVAKDYEPDYAAYSVEEDPINLQEVLSSLDADLWQEAINDEIESLETNKT; translated from the exons ATGAAGAATAAAAGTGAAACGCTTGACATGTTTAAGATGTATGTAACTAAAATTGAGAATCAACTTAGTAAGAAGATTAATAGACTTCGTAATGATGAGGGAACTGAATATGATTATGAGTTATTTAATGATTTCCATAGTAAACATGGACCTGTACATGAAACGACTGCTCCATATTTTTCTGAAATGAATGGTAAAGCAGAAAGAAAGAATAGAACTCTTACTGAACTTGTTGTTGCAATTATGAAGAATTATG AATCAAATGATGTTGAATTCTATGAAGACAAATTTTCTTTCAAATCGAGAAGTAGTGGGGGCACTCAATCGAGTCACATTCCCGTGATTAGAAGCTATAAAAGCAACGACAATGTAGAAACAGAAATTCGACGAAGTAAAAGAGTAAGAGTTGCTAAAGACTATGAGCCCGATTATGCGGCTTATAGTGTAGAAGAAGATCCAATAAATCTCCAAGAAGTCTTGTCATCTCTGGATGCAGATTTATGGCAAGAGGCTATTAATGATGAGATAGAATCTCTAGAAACTAACAAGACCTGA